CAGGGTGGCGACCATGGCGTTGGGCAGCACGTGGCGCCACATGATCAGCCGCGGCGTCAGCCCCATGGCCCGGGCGGCGCGTACATACTCCAGGTTGCGTGCGCGCAGGAACTCGGCGCGCACCACGTCGACCAGGCCCAGCCAGGAGAACAGCAGCATGATCCCCAGCAGCCACCAGAAGCCGGGCTGCACGAAGCTGGCCAGGATGATCAGCAGGAAGAGCACCGGTAGCCCCTGCCAGATCTCGGTGAAGCGCTGGCCGATCAGGTCGGTCTTGCCGCCGAAGTAGCCCTGGGTGCCCCCCACCAGCACGCCCATGGCCAGCGAGCCGGCGGTCAACACCAGGGCGAAGGCGACCGACAGGCGGAAGCCGTAGATCACCCGGGCCAGCACATCGCGCCCCTGGTCGTCGGTCCCCAGCCAGTGGCGGGTGTCGGGCGGCGCCGGTGAGGGGCGCATCATCTGCATGTCCAGGGTCTGGTAGGAGAACGGGACCGGTGGCCACAGCGCCCAGCCGTGCTCCTCGATCTGGGCGCGCACGAAGGGGTCGTGATAGTCGGCGGTGGTGGGCAGGAAGCCGCCGAACTCGGTCTCGGGGTAGTCCACCAGCAGCGGCACGTACCACTCGCCCTGGTACTGCATCACCAGCGGCTTGTCATTGGCGATCAGCTCGGCGGCGAGGCTCACCACGAACAGCGCGGCGAAGATCCACAGCGAGACCCAGGCGCGGCGATTGGCGCGGAACACGCCGAAGCGGCGCCGGGTGATGGGCGAGAAGCGTTGCGCCAGGGGCGTTGCAGCATGGGCCATCGGCTCAGGACTCCCGTGTCTCGAAGTCGATGCGGGGGTCCACCCACACATAGGTCAGATCGGAGACCAGCTTCAGCAGCAGGCCGATCAGCGTGTACAGATAGAGGGTGCCGAAGATCACCGGGTAGTCACGCTGCATCACTGCCTCGAAGCCGAGCAGGCCGAGCCCCTCCAGCGAGAAGATCACCTCGATCAGCAGTGACCCGGTGAAGAAGATCGACACCAGCGCGCCGGGCAGGCCGGCGATGATGATCAGCATGGCGTTGCGGAACACGTGGCCGTAGAGCACGCGCTGGTCGCTGGCGCCCTTGGCCCGGGCGGTGAGCACATACTGCTTGTGGATCTCGTCCAGGAAGCTGTTCTTGGTGAGCATGGTCAGGGTGGCAAAGCTGCCGATGGTCATGGCGATCACCGGCAGGGTGATGTGCCAGACATAGTCCTTGACCTTGCCCCAGGCCGAGAGCTCGTCGAAGTTCGGCGAGGTGAGCCCGCGCAGCGGGAAGAGGTCCCAGTAGCTGCCGCCGGCGAATAGCACGATCAGCAGGATCGCGAACAGGAAGCCGGGGATGGCGTAGCCGACGATCACCAGTCCCGAGGTCCAGACGTCGAAGCGCGAGCCGTGGTGCAGCGCCTTGCGAATGCCCAGCGGGATGGAGATCAGGTAGACCAGCAGGGTAGTCCAGAGCCCCAGCGATACCGACACCGGCAGGCGTTCGATCATCAGCTCGATCACCGGTCGGTCGCGGAAGAAGCTCACCCCGAAGTCGAAGGTGGCGTAGTCGGCCAGCATGCCCAGGAAGCGCTCGTGGGCCGGCTGGTCGAAGCCGAACTGCGCCTCGAGCTGCTCGATGAAGCGCGGATCGATGCCCCTGGCGCCGCGGGACTCGTCCTGAACCACCACCTCGCCGCCGCCGGTATCGAGGCGCGTACTGGACATGCTGTCGACACCTTCGAAGCGGGCCAGCATCTGGTCGATGGGCCCGCCGGGGGCGGCCTGCACGATGATGAAGTTGAGTAGCATGATGCCCAGCAGGGTGGGGATCATCAGCAGCAGGCGACGCAGGACATAGCGGCTCACGTTCGCGCTCCTCCCCGGTTGCGGTTGTCACGGGTCGACATGCCCCTAGCCTCCCTGCTGTCGGCGTTCGATGGTCGCCGCGCGTTCGGGGTCCACCCACCAGGCCTCGAGGTCCATGCCGTATTCGGGGGATGGCTCCGGCCAGCCGAACTTGTCCCATACCGCGAGTCGCGTCTCGCCGGAGTGGTAGTGGGGGATGACGATGAAGCGATGGCGCAGCACGCGGTCCAGGGCGCGGGTGAGGGTGTTGAGCGTGTCACGGCTGTCGGCGCGGATCAGACGGTCGACCAGGTCGTCCACCACCGGGTCGGCCAGGCCCATCAGGTTGCGGCTCTGGGGCACCTCGGCATAGTCGCTGGTCCAGAACTCGCGCTGCTCGTTGCCGGGGTTGTTGGACTGCGGGAACTGTCCGACCACCATGTCGAAATCGAAGCTGCGCAAGCGGTTGAGGTACTGGTTGATATCGACGATGCGGATGGTGCCACGGATGCCCAGGCGTGCCATGTTGCGCAGCATCGGCTGGACCACCCGCTCCATGCCGGTGTCGTAGAGCAGTACCTCCAGCTCCAGCGGCCGTCCCGAATCGGCATCCACCAGGCCGCCGTCGCGGACTTCAAAGCCTGCCTCGCGCAGCAGGTCCAGGGCCAGGCGCAGCCGCTCGCGCAGTGTCTCGGGATGATCCATGGGCAGCGGTTCGCTGAACACGTCGTCGGGAAGCGCGTCACGCCAGGGCTCCAGCACCTCGAGCTCGGCGTCACTGGGCAGCCCCTCGGCGGCCATCTCGGAGTTCTGGAAGAAACTCTCGGTGCGCCGGTAGGCGTCGTAGAAGATGTTGGCGTTGAGCCAGGGGAAGTCGAAGGTCAGCGCCAGGGCCTCGCGGACCCTCGGGTCCTGGAACGTCTCCTTTCGCAGGTTGAAGATAAAGGCCTGCATCGGTGCCGGCTGGCCATCGGGCACGCTGACCTTCTTCACCAGCCCCTCCTCGAAGGCCGGGAAGTCGTAGCCGGTGGCCCAGGTGGCGGCACGGGCATCGACGCGGTAGTCGAGGATACCCGCCTTGAAGGCCTCCCAGGCGATGTCGCGGTCGCGGTAGTAGTCGTAGATGAGGCGATCGATGTTGTGGCGCCCTCGCTTCGCCGCAAGGTCGCGCCCCCAGTACTCCTCCACCCGCGCATAGACGATGCGCCTGCCCGGGTCGACCTCGGCGATGCGATAGGGTCCGGAGCCGGGGTGGGCATCGAGGGTCGGGGAGCTGAAGTCGCGCCCTTCCCAGTAGTGCTTGGGCAGCACCGGCAGCTGGCCGACGATCAGCGGCAGCTCCCGGGAGTGACTGGACGCAAAGTCGAAACGCACCGTGTCCTCGTCCAGGGCGGTGACGCTCTCCACGTCGGCGTAGTAGGCGCCGTAGAAGGGGTTGCCCTGCTCGGTCAGCAGGCTGAAGCTGAAGACCACATCTTCGGCGGTCACCGGCTCGCCGTCGTGGAAACGCGCCTCGGGCCGCAGGTCGAACTCGATCCACTCGCGTTCGGGGTCCAGCCGGATGCCCTCGGCCAGCAGGCCGTAGAGCGAGAAGGGTTCGTCGGGATTACCCTCCAGGAGGGTGTCGTAGATACGCGAGACGCCGGCCGCCGGCGTGCCGCGGATGATGAAGGGGTTGGTGGAGTCGAAGCTGCCGCCTACCGCCGCCTGAGTCAGGGTGCCGCCTCTGGGTGCCTCGGGATTGACGTAGGGGAAGTGCTCGAAGCCTGCAGGGAGTCCGGGCTCACCGTAGAGGGCC
The Halomonas sp. H10-9-1 DNA segment above includes these coding regions:
- a CDS encoding ABC transporter permease, which codes for MAHAATPLAQRFSPITRRRFGVFRANRRAWVSLWIFAALFVVSLAAELIANDKPLVMQYQGEWYVPLLVDYPETEFGGFLPTTADYHDPFVRAQIEEHGWALWPPVPFSYQTLDMQMMRPSPAPPDTRHWLGTDDQGRDVLARVIYGFRLSVAFALVLTAGSLAMGVLVGGTQGYFGGKTDLIGQRFTEIWQGLPVLFLLIILASFVQPGFWWLLGIMLLFSWLGLVDVVRAEFLRARNLEYVRAARAMGLTPRLIMWRHVLPNAMVATLTFIPFLFTGAITTLTALDFLGFGLPPGSPSLGELVAQGKNNLHAPWLGITAFVSLSLMLSLLVFIGEGLRDAFDPRHIQHATPAPAVERSPADA
- a CDS encoding microcin C ABC transporter permease YejB produces the protein MSRYVLRRLLLMIPTLLGIMLLNFIIVQAAPGGPIDQMLARFEGVDSMSSTRLDTGGGEVVVQDESRGARGIDPRFIEQLEAQFGFDQPAHERFLGMLADYATFDFGVSFFRDRPVIELMIERLPVSVSLGLWTTLLVYLISIPLGIRKALHHGSRFDVWTSGLVIVGYAIPGFLFAILLIVLFAGGSYWDLFPLRGLTSPNFDELSAWGKVKDYVWHITLPVIAMTIGSFATLTMLTKNSFLDEIHKQYVLTARAKGASDQRVLYGHVFRNAMLIIIAGLPGALVSIFFTGSLLIEVIFSLEGLGLLGFEAVMQRDYPVIFGTLYLYTLIGLLLKLVSDLTYVWVDPRIDFETRES
- a CDS encoding extracellular solute-binding protein: MPIPSRRPAAVTLFARPAAILLAGLLSLSGLPAVAQSPADEEVATVHGLALYGEPGLPAGFEHFPYVNPEAPRGGTLTQAAVGGSFDSTNPFIIRGTPAAGVSRIYDTLLEGNPDEPFSLYGLLAEGIRLDPEREWIEFDLRPEARFHDGEPVTAEDVVFSFSLLTEQGNPFYGAYYADVESVTALDEDTVRFDFASSHSRELPLIVGQLPVLPKHYWEGRDFSSPTLDAHPGSGPYRIAEVDPGRRIVYARVEEYWGRDLAAKRGRHNIDRLIYDYYRDRDIAWEAFKAGILDYRVDARAATWATGYDFPAFEEGLVKKVSVPDGQPAPMQAFIFNLRKETFQDPRVREALALTFDFPWLNANIFYDAYRRTESFFQNSEMAAEGLPSDAELEVLEPWRDALPDDVFSEPLPMDHPETLRERLRLALDLLREAGFEVRDGGLVDADSGRPLELEVLLYDTGMERVVQPMLRNMARLGIRGTIRIVDINQYLNRLRSFDFDMVVGQFPQSNNPGNEQREFWTSDYAEVPQSRNLMGLADPVVDDLVDRLIRADSRDTLNTLTRALDRVLRHRFIVIPHYHSGETRLAVWDKFGWPEPSPEYGMDLEAWWVDPERAATIERRQQGG